A single window of Marinobacter sp. SS13-12 DNA harbors:
- a CDS encoding tetratricopeptide repeat protein, with product MAEMRTEEETVQAIKDWWKNNGSSLLIGIAAALAIVFGWQAWQNHQMQQRTEAASQFADLINAYSDESDEKRAETVAYVAESLREEYSDSAFAIYGMLMLARQQMMDQGDPQAAIESLSWAQEKAGDSGPLALVIRNRLARAHFAAEQYEEALARIENVEDAGTFSAIFTELKGDILLAQGDRDGARDAYLAAREQNQQGRSGILELKLSDLGVGEGA from the coding sequence ATGGCTGAAATGCGCACTGAGGAAGAAACGGTCCAGGCAATCAAGGACTGGTGGAAGAATAATGGCAGCTCGCTCCTGATTGGTATTGCTGCGGCACTGGCCATCGTATTTGGCTGGCAGGCATGGCAGAACCATCAGATGCAGCAGCGCACCGAGGCTGCCTCCCAGTTCGCGGACCTGATCAATGCCTACAGCGATGAGAGTGATGAAAAGCGCGCCGAGACTGTGGCCTACGTGGCTGAGTCGTTGAGGGAAGAGTACAGCGACAGCGCCTTCGCCATCTACGGTATGTTGATGCTGGCGCGGCAACAGATGATGGACCAGGGCGATCCGCAGGCGGCTATTGAGTCGTTGTCCTGGGCGCAGGAAAAAGCGGGCGACTCCGGCCCCCTGGCCCTTGTAATCCGTAACCGGCTGGCCCGCGCCCATTTTGCGGCCGAACAGTACGAAGAAGCTCTCGCCAGGATTGAGAATGTAGAGGATGCCGGTACCTTCAGTGCGATTTTCACTGAACTGAAAGGCGATATCCTGTTGGCACAGGGCGACCGCGACGGTGCCCGTGATGCCTACCTGGCTGCCAGGGAGCAAAACCAGCAGGGACGCAGCGGCATTCTTGAACTCAAGCTATCAGACCTTGGCGTAGGGGAGGGAGCCTGA